A window of Chloracidobacterium sp. N contains these coding sequences:
- the mltG gene encoding endolytic transglycosylase MltG, producing MAHLRRRLAWFAVVTVALLAVVGMGFLSYRSLHVPFSHRAADELITIEPGMGAREVVELLYERGIIPNRYPALVYLMLNPAGRRLQAGDYEFESPIAPLAALEKIRRGAVATRRIMFRPGLTIHEVNDLLPNRPANGKLDPALLDVRLIADLDLQATSLEGYIFPDTYIVPKRATNAEILAEAVARFRRAWTPELRQQAEARRLTLRQVVTLASMIEKEAADDAERPLVASVFHNRLRKGMRLECDPTFIYAAKLNGTWDDNVNNPAHRRLLSPYNTYLSPGLPPGPIASPGEKSLRAALQPAQTEYLYFVLGPGGRHRFSRNEAEHQVAVAEYRRLQRAQRPGLHTQLINKK from the coding sequence ATGGCACATCTACGCCGCCGACTGGCCTGGTTTGCGGTCGTCACAGTAGCCCTTCTGGCTGTGGTCGGGATGGGATTTCTGTCCTACCGGAGCCTGCACGTACCGTTCAGTCACCGGGCTGCCGACGAACTCATCACCATCGAGCCGGGGATGGGCGCGCGCGAGGTCGTGGAACTGCTCTACGAGCGCGGCATCATCCCGAACCGCTACCCGGCACTGGTCTATCTGATGCTCAACCCAGCCGGACGCCGTTTGCAGGCCGGAGACTACGAGTTTGAATCGCCGATTGCTCCGCTGGCCGCGCTGGAAAAAATCCGCCGGGGCGCGGTTGCCACGCGCCGCATCATGTTTCGGCCCGGGTTGACCATCCACGAGGTCAACGACCTGCTGCCAAACCGTCCGGCCAACGGGAAACTCGATCCGGCGCTGCTGGATGTGCGCCTGATTGCCGACCTTGACCTGCAGGCCACCAGTCTCGAAGGGTACATTTTCCCGGATACCTATATCGTTCCAAAGCGGGCAACGAACGCTGAAATCCTGGCTGAGGCCGTTGCCCGTTTCCGCCGGGCATGGACGCCGGAACTGCGCCAGCAGGCGGAAGCCCGCCGTCTGACGCTGCGGCAGGTGGTGACTTTGGCTTCCATGATTGAAAAGGAAGCCGCCGACGATGCCGAACGCCCGCTGGTGGCGAGTGTCTTCCACAACCGGCTGCGCAAGGGCATGCGGCTGGAATGTGACCCAACATTTATCTACGCCGCCAAACTCAACGGCACGTGGGATGACAACGTCAACAACCCGGCGCACCGCCGCCTGCTGTCGCCCTACAACACCTACCTTTCTCCGGGGCTGCCGCCGGGGCCGATTGCCTCGCCGGGTGAAAAATCGCTGCGGGCCGCCCTTCAGCCGGCGCAGACGGAGTATCTGTACTTCGTGCTGGGCCCCGGCGGACGACATCGCTTCTCGCGCAACGAAGCCGAGCATCAGGTGGCCGTGGCTGAGTATCGCAGGCTTCAGCGCGCGCAGCGTCCGGGGCTGCATACCCAGCTCATCAACAAGAAGTAA
- a CDS encoding S8 family serine peptidase: MNDITSSPPTERPRRRPAWRRLLPLVVAATVLVAGIAVTFRAPLTRAAGRAQLTAGTFNLSNLRELSVAGNRAKLRVESDAPATEAMRSAKVISEYEGFRVIEVSEQEAARLADQPGVTQRNDFNYVYLNAVEINTTSPAAQSLRGQQELVDGVGMRLVQFAGPIQPAWVRMLEATGVQIVTAVPSNAYLVYGNSKSLAALSALAQRTEAVQWDSPFYGLFKVHPSAIPGSKQYIDTNGEYQVQLFADQQGNRGTFELLREIGARQIAETQAWGPYVNLFIKMSPDYLADVANRPDVVSIHPNVEVKKLDERQNMIVAGNITGNNPNPGNYFSLLSGWGFTQAQFNSSGFVVDVTDDGADRNPTGADPGTVPSGSNAGPVPARHFSLWQSGVLGGTSRFIYKGIWNSPGTDGGLGFDGHGQLNMSIVGGFVPDSFDPGGTRIHRDPQGFRYGLGVAPFVRLANSVIFDPSFRNPNFNNMLAAGYNSGARITSNSWGANTAGGYNVNSQTYDARTRDADTGTAGNQQLAMVFAAGNAGPGAQTVGAPGTAKNVITVGAAENVHSHATANGGNNAAGNDGCGIPDTGADSANDMISFSSRGPCADGRRKPDIVAPGTHITGMAYVTATSDPVSPPDNTGTGDPGFRGSGVCAMPGGGTAGNPNNYFPTSTGQRWYTTSSGTSHSCPAVAGGAALVYQQFINNPAYIGAHRTPSGSAPPSPAMLKAYLMNTARYMTGTGANDTLWSNSQGMGMMNLGTSFNGVQRIIRDQVPADRFTATGQERVFVGTVVNGTAPFRVTLGWTDAPGSTIGNAYNNDLDLEVTIGGNTYRGNVFSGANSVTGGTADFRNNVENVFLPPFAAGTPFVIRVRAANINSQADPTVSGNNQDFALVVHNGQPATLPVITGVSATLTAESCVPNNGVPDQNETVTYNITLRNDGTAPTNGNLIATLVPGGGVGAIGGTNPQNYGVLGIGASATRAFTFTVNGLCGTTLTMTLNLSDSNGSLGTATFSFQIGTPNNVLTQNFDTVTPPALPAGWTATNASGPSPLWVTSNVTPDTAPNCAFVDNPAVVSDKRLDTPPINLTTNQARLTFRNFYNTENLWDGGVLEISINGGPFQDILTAGGSFVTGGYNATLNSGSPIGGRQAWTGNSGGYITTTVNLPGSGSRTVILRFRMGSDSIIGAPGWRIDTLTVQDGFQCCGIVTAPNVTFTGQTTTELPGTLNSDGDGFFEPCETLQSAITVTNVGGSTATTAIATITSPTTGVTIVNGSTVNLGPLAPGGSATGNVTFKLLPSFVPGTTVTINVSVAFGPGGPSPSTASYTVATGCPLTPGGTFTFSNPAPITIPASGTSGPAAPYPSTINVSGITAPITKVTVTINNFNHTWPSDVGVALRGPGGQICVLFNNAIGGSGGVTGRTYTFDQTAPPLPLTGFPPSGTYSPNNNGGSRTFAAPLPPPPYNSNLNIFNGLSGASVNGTWELFVQDFAGGDVGNINGGWSMTIQTGTLNCFTTACLTNVNPQVQMLIYPSATAALFGCPGYPFRGILAGLLTNTGAAPLSNIAIQVKGLGFPDFTNPNAVILASPNPHRLASADDYAGPCAYTGGQAGSIQTTLNGQPPIGSGTPISSLAPGQSTNIFFRVHMPSTGTMRMLVDVLAIVGPVSTTESVENQRQVIRTMVVEVSPDANGKMVARVISDEPVTPKATSGEDATATTPARTPVVMAPGRRR; encoded by the coding sequence ATGAATGACATCACATCTTCTCCGCCCACCGAACGCCCGCGTCGGCGTCCGGCGTGGCGACGCCTTCTGCCGCTCGTCGTGGCGGCCACGGTTCTGGTGGCCGGCATAGCGGTCACGTTCCGCGCGCCGCTGACGCGCGCGGCCGGGCGGGCGCAGTTGACCGCCGGAACGTTCAACCTGTCCAATCTCCGGGAGCTTTCAGTAGCTGGCAACCGGGCCAAGCTGCGTGTCGAGTCGGACGCGCCGGCAACGGAAGCCATGCGCAGCGCCAAAGTCATCAGCGAGTACGAGGGTTTCCGGGTCATTGAAGTCTCGGAACAGGAAGCGGCACGGCTGGCTGACCAGCCGGGCGTGACGCAGCGCAACGATTTCAACTATGTCTATCTCAACGCCGTAGAAATCAACACCACTTCGCCGGCCGCACAGTCGCTGCGCGGGCAGCAGGAGCTGGTGGATGGGGTTGGGATGCGGCTGGTGCAGTTTGCCGGGCCCATCCAGCCGGCCTGGGTGCGGATGCTGGAAGCGACCGGGGTGCAGATTGTCACGGCCGTTCCCAGCAACGCTTATCTGGTCTATGGGAACAGCAAGAGCCTGGCGGCGCTCAGTGCGCTGGCGCAGCGGACGGAAGCCGTGCAGTGGGACAGCCCGTTTTACGGGTTGTTCAAGGTGCACCCGTCGGCGATTCCGGGCAGCAAGCAGTACATTGACACGAACGGCGAGTATCAGGTGCAGCTTTTCGCCGACCAGCAGGGAAATCGGGGGACGTTTGAGCTGCTGCGCGAGATTGGGGCGCGGCAGATCGCGGAGACCCAGGCATGGGGGCCGTACGTCAACCTGTTCATCAAGATGTCGCCGGATTATCTGGCGGATGTCGCCAACCGGCCCGATGTGGTCTCGATTCACCCGAACGTCGAGGTCAAGAAGCTCGATGAACGGCAGAACATGATCGTGGCCGGGAACATCACGGGCAACAATCCAAATCCGGGCAACTACTTTTCACTGCTGTCGGGCTGGGGCTTTACGCAGGCGCAGTTCAACTCGTCCGGGTTTGTCGTGGACGTGACCGACGACGGCGCTGACCGGAATCCGACGGGGGCTGACCCCGGCACGGTGCCGTCCGGCAGCAATGCCGGGCCGGTGCCAGCACGCCACTTCAGCCTCTGGCAGAGCGGTGTTCTGGGCGGCACGTCGCGCTTTATCTACAAGGGTATCTGGAATTCGCCCGGTACGGATGGTGGGCTGGGTTTTGACGGTCACGGGCAGCTCAACATGAGCATCGTGGGCGGGTTTGTGCCGGACAGCTTTGACCCGGGTGGCACGCGCATCCACCGTGATCCGCAGGGCTTCCGCTACGGGTTGGGCGTGGCGCCGTTTGTGCGGCTGGCCAACTCGGTCATTTTTGACCCGAGTTTCAGGAATCCCAACTTCAACAACATGCTGGCGGCGGGCTACAACAGCGGTGCCCGAATCACCAGCAATAGCTGGGGCGCTAATACGGCTGGTGGCTACAACGTGAACTCCCAGACCTATGACGCGCGGACGCGCGATGCGGATACGGGTACGGCCGGCAATCAGCAGCTTGCCATGGTCTTTGCGGCCGGGAACGCCGGTCCCGGTGCACAGACGGTTGGCGCGCCGGGTACGGCGAAGAACGTCATCACCGTCGGCGCCGCCGAAAACGTGCATTCCCACGCGACGGCCAACGGTGGGAACAACGCCGCCGGGAACGATGGCTGTGGCATCCCGGATACCGGCGCGGACAGCGCCAATGACATGATCAGCTTTTCAAGCCGTGGGCCATGCGCGGACGGTCGCCGCAAGCCGGACATCGTCGCGCCGGGGACGCACATCACCGGGATGGCCTATGTAACCGCCACCTCAGACCCGGTGTCACCACCAGATAATACGGGTACGGGTGATCCCGGCTTCCGGGGTAGTGGCGTGTGTGCAATGCCGGGCGGTGGCACGGCCGGCAATCCCAACAATTACTTCCCGACCTCGACCGGGCAGCGGTGGTACACCACCTCGTCCGGGACGAGCCATTCCTGCCCGGCCGTGGCCGGTGGGGCGGCGCTCGTCTATCAGCAGTTCATCAACAACCCGGCCTACATTGGCGCACACCGGACACCTTCCGGCAGCGCCCCGCCCAGCCCGGCAATGCTGAAGGCGTACCTGATGAACACGGCGCGGTATATGACGGGTACGGGCGCCAACGATACGCTGTGGTCGAACTCCCAGGGGATGGGGATGATGAACCTTGGCACGTCGTTCAATGGCGTGCAGCGGATTATCCGCGACCAGGTGCCGGCGGACCGGTTTACGGCGACGGGACAGGAGCGGGTGTTTGTCGGGACGGTGGTCAACGGAACGGCCCCGTTCCGGGTGACGCTGGGATGGACAGATGCCCCGGGTTCCACGATAGGTAATGCCTATAACAACGACCTCGATCTGGAAGTGACGATTGGCGGCAATACGTACCGGGGGAACGTCTTCAGCGGCGCCAACTCGGTGACGGGCGGGACGGCCGACTTCCGCAACAACGTCGAGAATGTCTTTCTGCCGCCTTTTGCAGCCGGTACACCGTTTGTCATTCGCGTACGGGCAGCCAACATCAATTCCCAGGCGGACCCGACCGTTTCCGGGAACAACCAGGACTTTGCGCTGGTGGTCCACAATGGGCAGCCGGCGACCCTGCCGGTCATCACCGGGGTAAGCGCTACCCTGACGGCGGAAAGCTGTGTGCCCAACAATGGTGTACCCGATCAGAACGAGACCGTGACCTACAACATCACGCTGCGCAATGACGGTACAGCCCCGACCAACGGCAACCTCATTGCCACGCTGGTGCCCGGTGGCGGGGTAGGCGCGATTGGTGGCACGAACCCGCAGAACTACGGTGTGCTGGGGATTGGGGCCAGCGCGACGCGGGCCTTCACCTTCACGGTCAACGGGCTGTGCGGAACGACGCTGACGATGACACTCAACCTCAGCGACAGCAACGGCAGTCTGGGAACGGCGACGTTCTCGTTCCAGATTGGGACGCCGAACAACGTTCTGACGCAGAACTTCGATACGGTCACGCCGCCGGCACTTCCGGCGGGCTGGACGGCAACGAATGCTTCGGGCCCGTCGCCTCTGTGGGTGACATCGAATGTCACACCCGACACAGCCCCCAACTGCGCTTTCGTGGACAACCCGGCTGTGGTCAGCGACAAGCGGCTGGATACACCACCCATCAACCTGACGACGAATCAGGCGCGGTTGACCTTCCGCAACTTCTACAACACGGAAAATCTCTGGGACGGCGGGGTGCTGGAGATCAGCATCAACGGCGGGCCGTTCCAGGACATCCTCACGGCCGGCGGAAGCTTTGTCACCGGCGGCTACAACGCCACACTCAACAGTGGCTCGCCCATCGGCGGGCGGCAGGCCTGGACGGGCAACTCCGGCGGCTACATCACCACGACGGTGAACCTGCCGGGAAGCGGCTCGCGGACGGTTATCCTGCGGTTCCGCATGGGCAGTGACTCGATTATCGGTGCGCCCGGGTGGCGGATTGACACGCTCACCGTGCAGGACGGCTTCCAGTGCTGCGGCATTGTGACGGCTCCGAATGTCACCTTCACGGGTCAGACCACAACCGAGTTGCCGGGGACGCTCAACAGCGACGGCGATGGCTTCTTTGAACCCTGCGAGACCCTGCAATCGGCCATCACCGTGACGAACGTGGGCGGCTCGACGGCGACGACAGCCATTGCCACCATCACTTCACCGACGACAGGGGTGACGATTGTCAACGGCAGCACGGTCAACCTTGGCCCGCTGGCGCCGGGTGGCAGTGCGACCGGCAACGTGACCTTCAAGCTCCTACCGAGCTTTGTTCCGGGGACGACCGTCACCATCAACGTGTCGGTGGCATTCGGGCCGGGCGGACCGAGTCCGAGTACGGCCAGCTACACGGTGGCGACGGGCTGCCCGTTGACGCCGGGCGGCACGTTTACCTTCTCCAACCCGGCGCCGATCACGATTCCAGCCTCGGGAACGTCAGGACCAGCAGCACCCTATCCGTCCACCATCAACGTGAGTGGCATCACAGCGCCGATTACGAAGGTGACGGTGACGATCAACAACTTCAACCATACCTGGCCCAGCGACGTGGGGGTGGCCCTGCGGGGTCCGGGCGGTCAGATTTGTGTGCTGTTCAACAACGCTATCGGCGGCTCCGGTGGCGTGACGGGCCGCACCTACACGTTTGACCAGACAGCCCCGCCATTGCCACTGACAGGCTTCCCGCCCAGCGGAACCTACAGCCCGAACAACAACGGTGGGTCGCGGACCTTCGCGGCACCGCTGCCACCGCCGCCCTACAACAGCAACCTGAACATCTTCAACGGGTTGTCCGGGGCAAGCGTGAACGGCACGTGGGAACTGTTCGTGCAGGACTTCGCCGGTGGTGATGTCGGCAACATCAACGGCGGCTGGTCCATGACCATCCAGACCGGCACGCTCAACTGCTTCACCACAGCCTGCCTGACGAATGTCAACCCGCAGGTGCAGATGCTGATTTACCCGTCGGCAACGGCGGCGCTGTTTGGCTGCCCCGGCTATCCGTTCCGGGGGATTCTGGCTGGGCTGCTGACCAACACCGGTGCGGCGCCCCTCTCCAACATCGCCATTCAGGTGAAAGGGCTGGGCTTCCCGGACTTCACCAATCCGAACGCCGTCATTCTGGCGTCGCCCAATCCACACCGGTTGGCGTCGGCGGATGACTACGCCGGGCCCTGCGCCTACACTGGTGGGCAGGCTGGCTCCATCCAGACCACCCTCAACGGGCAGCCGCCGATTGGCTCGGGTACGCCAATTAGCTCGCTGGCACCGGGACAATCCACCAACATCTTCTTCCGGGTGCACATGCCTTCGACCGGCACGATGCGTATGCTGGTGGACGTGCTGGCGATTGTCGGCCCGGTTTCAACGACGGAAAGCGTTGAGAACCAGCGGCAGGTGATTCGGACGATGGTGGTTGAAGTGTCCCCTGATGCCAACGGCAAAATGGTGGCACGGGTCATCAGCGATGAGCCTGTGACGCCAAAGGCCACGTCTGGCGAGGATGCCACAGCGACGACGCCTGCCCGGACGCCGGTTGTGATGGCTCCCGGGCGGCGGCGCTAA
- a CDS encoding lipopolysaccharide assembly protein LapB, producing the protein MKARRETLVGGWLRVFLLVGLVSGFPASAAGALAVQTIPRESVRWHYERALVLDAQGHTGRAIAALYRALDAAEEQRHALEVAIKAKLTETDRMALEQLERTARDRRLAGSSRQQQTQVELAQAFDQLAARHLSAADLGLWQTLAVQVTECRYFLARLYWRSERTADAIMTLVQVMDVPAMPEHILARLLLARAYGQLGAWEYAQPHLERLAALTDLQDPAARRALERLRKAVAQPKSSDPSSARADLQAVVTAIEQAFLSSPAAYRALTLGRHLHDPLAYLELAHLCEEEDTPEELRATLQEGIRVRGNFFPVAWLALGAEAEQQAAELEAANQAAEAQQAYRRAAEAFATAFEQLQQLDFQPVRDFDPERLTTLRRKLAQRQEQP; encoded by the coding sequence ATGAAAGCAAGGCGCGAAACACTGGTTGGCGGTTGGCTCCGGGTTTTCCTGCTGGTGGGCCTCGTGTCCGGCTTCCCTGCATCAGCGGCCGGCGCGCTGGCGGTTCAGACGATTCCACGCGAGAGTGTCCGCTGGCACTACGAACGGGCGCTGGTGCTCGATGCCCAGGGGCATACCGGACGGGCCATCGCGGCACTCTACCGCGCGCTCGATGCCGCCGAAGAACAGCGCCACGCGCTTGAAGTCGCCATCAAGGCAAAACTGACGGAAACCGACCGTATGGCGTTGGAACAACTGGAGCGTACGGCCCGCGACCGCCGTCTGGCCGGTTCATCCCGGCAGCAGCAGACGCAGGTGGAGCTGGCCCAAGCCTTTGACCAACTGGCTGCCCGGCATCTTTCGGCTGCCGATCTGGGCCTCTGGCAGACGCTTGCCGTGCAGGTGACGGAGTGCCGCTACTTTCTGGCCCGGCTGTACTGGCGCAGCGAGCGCACGGCCGACGCCATTATGACGCTGGTTCAGGTGATGGACGTGCCGGCGATGCCGGAGCACATCCTGGCGCGTCTGTTGCTTGCGCGGGCCTATGGACAACTCGGCGCGTGGGAATATGCCCAGCCCCATCTGGAACGGCTGGCGGCACTGACCGATCTCCAGGACCCGGCGGCCCGGCGCGCACTGGAACGCCTCCGCAAAGCCGTGGCCCAGCCAAAGAGCAGCGATCCATCGTCCGCTCGCGCCGACCTGCAAGCCGTGGTCACGGCCATCGAGCAGGCTTTCCTGTCCAGCCCGGCCGCCTACCGCGCGTTGACGCTGGGCCGTCACCTGCACGACCCGCTGGCCTATCTGGAGCTGGCGCATCTGTGCGAGGAGGAAGACACCCCGGAGGAACTGCGCGCCACCCTGCAGGAAGGGATTCGCGTGCGGGGCAACTTCTTCCCGGTTGCCTGGCTGGCGCTTGGAGCCGAAGCCGAACAGCAGGCGGCGGAACTCGAAGCGGCCAACCAGGCCGCCGAGGCGCAGCAGGCTTACCGGCGCGCCGCCGAGGCCTTTGCAACGGCGTTCGAGCAGCTTCAGCAGCTTGATTTTCAGCCGGTCCGCGATTTTGACCCGGAACGACTCACCACCCTGCGCCGGAAACTGGCGCAACGTCAGGAACAGCCGTAG
- a CDS encoding DMT family protein, whose protein sequence is MRTVILLILSNLFMTVAWYGHLRHRGVTLWKVILISWGIAFFEYCLQVPANRWGYGQFTAFQLKILQEIITLLVFVAFAITYLHEPLRWNYAVAFLFILAAVYFAFLPASSTPAHP, encoded by the coding sequence ATGCGGACGGTCATCCTGCTCATTCTCAGCAATCTGTTCATGACGGTGGCCTGGTACGGACACCTGCGCCACCGGGGTGTGACCCTGTGGAAGGTCATTCTCATCAGTTGGGGTATCGCGTTTTTTGAATACTGCCTGCAGGTGCCGGCCAACCGCTGGGGCTACGGGCAGTTCACGGCCTTCCAGCTCAAGATTCTGCAGGAAATCATCACGCTTCTGGTCTTTGTCGCCTTCGCCATCACCTACCTGCACGAGCCGCTGCGGTGGAACTATGCCGTGGCATTTCTCTTCATCCTCGCGGCCGTGTACTTTGCCTTCCTCCCGGCATCATCCACGCCGGCGCACCCATGA
- the fmt gene encoding methionyl-tRNA formyltransferase, which translates to MRIVFMGTPSLAVPTLRRLHQDGHDLVAVVTQPDRPAGRGHRLQPSPVTVAARELGLPVWQPTKIKTPEFHADLASLAADIGVVVAYGRILPPHLLETPRQGFLNVHFSLLPKYRGAAPVNWAIAHDEALTGVTVMYMDAGLDTGDIALQTECWIGREETAPELGARLAHLGAELLSDALRQLAEGQLPRRPQDATQATYAPLLKREDGWIDWSLPATAIAARIRAFQPFPGSHTYLAGRRVTFWRGQAAPLPDGTTPPPGTLLAVTDNALLIACGQGTGLAAQELQLEGRARVSARDFANGLRLQPGACFMSPMPASLRTDSE; encoded by the coding sequence ATGCGTATTGTCTTTATGGGCACGCCCAGCCTGGCCGTCCCAACCCTGCGGCGACTGCACCAGGACGGGCATGACCTCGTGGCTGTGGTTACACAGCCGGACCGCCCGGCCGGGCGCGGCCACCGCCTGCAACCTTCGCCGGTCACGGTTGCCGCCCGCGAACTGGGGCTGCCGGTCTGGCAGCCAACCAAAATCAAGACACCGGAATTTCATGCCGACCTGGCGTCCCTTGCCGCCGACATTGGCGTGGTTGTGGCTTATGGGCGGATTCTGCCGCCGCACCTGCTGGAAACCCCACGGCAGGGTTTTCTGAACGTCCACTTCTCGCTGCTTCCGAAGTATCGCGGCGCAGCCCCGGTCAACTGGGCCATTGCCCACGACGAAGCCCTGACCGGTGTGACCGTGATGTATATGGACGCCGGGCTGGACACCGGCGACATTGCCCTTCAGACCGAGTGCTGGATTGGGCGCGAAGAAACGGCCCCGGAACTGGGCGCGCGCCTGGCGCACCTTGGCGCAGAACTGCTCAGTGACGCACTGCGACAACTGGCAGAAGGCCAGCTTCCCCGGCGTCCCCAGGACGCGACGCAGGCAACCTACGCCCCGCTGCTCAAACGTGAAGACGGCTGGATTGACTGGTCCCTTCCGGCCACGGCCATTGCTGCGCGCATCCGGGCGTTCCAGCCCTTTCCCGGCAGTCACACGTACCTTGCCGGCCGCCGTGTCACCTTCTGGCGGGGGCAGGCGGCGCCGCTGCCGGATGGGACAACGCCCCCACCCGGTACGCTGCTGGCCGTCACGGATAACGCGCTGCTCATTGCCTGTGGGCAGGGCACGGGCCTGGCCGCACAGGAACTTCAGCTTGAAGGGCGCGCGCGGGTTTCGGCGCGGGACTTCGCCAATGGGTTGCGATTGCAGCCGGGGGCATGTTTCATGTCGCCGATGCCGGCCTCGCTGCGCACCGACTCTGAGTAA
- a CDS encoding DUF309 domain-containing protein → MSSPLSWDAFCTQLRPTFIPPFGCPESLAFALPTLEHLHWLDRQAIKLAARLDRPTRLVLDDDPPAHLRARLEAQCLTHADAAPHLGQVVPYAPGFILHWIRCALPTARLVALWRDYQTSLDRAHRIPTGSSYAERFPHLRLGLMLGADLFNCGEFYAAHEDWEALWMRLPEGGEKLVIQGLIQLCGVHIHRLKGRAEPMQVLFDKARLNLAEGGQDTPWLDVAQLLRETETILQTPLAAPIRAPEIPLVNEHADVPCKHR, encoded by the coding sequence ATGTCTTCACCGCTGAGTTGGGATGCCTTTTGCACGCAGTTGCGCCCGACGTTCATCCCCCCTTTTGGCTGCCCGGAGTCGCTGGCCTTTGCCCTGCCCACGCTGGAGCATCTCCACTGGCTCGACCGCCAGGCCATCAAGCTCGCCGCGCGCCTCGACCGCCCGACCCGCCTCGTCCTTGACGACGACCCGCCGGCGCACCTGCGGGCGCGCCTCGAAGCCCAGTGCCTGACGCACGCTGACGCTGCCCCCCACCTGGGGCAGGTTGTTCCCTACGCGCCCGGCTTCATCCTGCACTGGATCCGGTGCGCCCTGCCCACGGCCCGGCTCGTGGCGCTGTGGCGGGATTACCAGACAAGCCTCGACCGGGCCCACCGGATTCCCACCGGCAGCAGCTATGCCGAGCGTTTTCCCCACCTGCGGCTGGGACTGATGCTGGGCGCCGACCTGTTCAACTGCGGCGAGTTCTATGCCGCCCACGAAGACTGGGAAGCCCTCTGGATGCGCCTGCCGGAAGGCGGCGAAAAGCTGGTCATCCAGGGTCTCATCCAGCTCTGCGGCGTCCACATTCACCGCCTCAAAGGACGGGCCGAGCCAATGCAGGTGCTGTTTGACAAGGCGCGCCTCAACCTGGCCGAAGGCGGACAGGACACCCCCTGGCTGGACGTTGCGCAGCTTTTGCGCGAAACGGAAACCATCCTTCAGACCCCGCTCGCAGCTCCCATCCGCGCGCCGGAAATCCCGCTCGTCAACGAACACGCCGATGTCCCGTGCAAGCATCGGTAA